ACCGAGATGGTGCCGAACTCCAGCGGGTACCCGCCCGCCGCGTGCACGCCGTCCTTGCTCGCCTTGGCCAACCGGTCCAGCGACAGGTTGCACGGCGTGATCTCGTTCCACGACGACGCGACACCGATCTGCGGCTTGGCCCAGTCGTCGTCCCCCATGCCGACGGCCCGCAGCATCCCGCGCGCGGCGGTGCGCTCCAGGCCGTCGGTGACGTCGCGGCTGCGCGGTTTGATGTCCGGGGAGTCGCTCATGAACGCCAAAGCTAGCGCCCGCGCGCGGCCCGCGCACAGGGGGCGGACCCGCCGTTCGTCCCGAAGTGTTCTGCCGTTCGGCGATATCGCGGCCGCCGGTCCCGCTGTCATCCTGAGAGCGGTCCCAGGTCTGCCCCCCGAACGAGGAGGTCCGCCGTGGTTCGTCGTCTGGTGGTCGCGGTCGCCGCGGCACTCGGGGTCGTCGCCCTGGTGCCCGCCGCCGCCGAGGCCATCCCGGTGTGCAAGAGCGGTTACGCGTGCCTGTACCAGTGGTACGCCGACCCGGAGCACACCGAGTTCAACGGCTTCCTGTCCATCAGCTGCGACGGCACCTCCGAGAGCTCGGGCGTGCAGCGCGGTTACCTGGTGTTCGGTCAGGCGCGCTGCAACTACTGAGAGCCGGAGCTAGCGCGCGCGGAGCAGGAAACCGTGCTCCACCAGGCTGGTCAGGCCGAACTTCTCGACCATCCGGTGCTCCGGCCGGGGCTGCGCGGCGACGTGCTCGACCTCGAACGCGTGCCCGAAGCGGTCGACGACCTCCGCCGGCCCGACGCTGAACGGCGGCGTCGGCAGGGTCGGGTGGTACTCCAGGGTGTTGATGAAGTACCGGGTGCCGGGCCGCACCAGCCGGGTGATCGCCTCGGCGTAGCGCTGCCGCATGTCGTCGGGGAACGCGATCAGCGACGCCCGGTCGTACACCAGGTCCACCGGGCCGAGCTCGTCGGGCGTGAGCGTGAAGATGTCCTGGCGGCGGATCACCAGGTTGCCGCAGCGGAAGACGTCGGGCTCCTCCTCGACCGGGTCGAGGTCGTTCTCGGCGAAGAACTCGGCGACGGCCCGGGGCACCAGCTCGAC
This DNA window, taken from Saccharothrix variisporea, encodes the following:
- a CDS encoding thiopurine S-methyltransferase, producing MESEFWYDSWAVGGTKTSFHLPNVHEHALLLDNLGLVAGARVLVPLCGKTADLRFFAETAAEVVGVELVPRAVAEFFAENDLDPVEEEPDVFRCGNLVIRRQDIFTLTPDELGPVDLVYDRASLIAFPDDMRQRYAEAITRLVRPGTRYFINTLEYHPTLPTPPFSVGPAEVVDRFGHAFEVEHVAAQPRPEHRMVEKFGLTSLVEHGFLLRAR